TGCGAGAGTAAAGCTCCTGCTCTTGCAGTCTTACAGGAGCAGGTCGGATACTCCACTGTCatagacagccgaggacccgaagGAGAAGACAGAGCAGTTTcaaccgcttctgccttcccccttagcatgtcagagctgcagggtcttagcagaccgcAGACTAACATTcaaagtgactaatgtcactatagtattgagtttttttttttttttttactcggcttatactcgagtcaataaggtttcccagttttttgtggtaaatcttattgactcggcttatactcgagtatatacggtatatattaaaaaaacgcCAACCTTAACCCTCGCCAAACTAACCCTGTTATTTGAGTCTATACAAATGATATATCAAAATGTTTGACGCAAAATGGTGATCacattcacattttttattttaatacaaacacaacaatattaaaaataaaaagctataaattcaaattttttttttttaaactctttgtacacattacccgtaaaaaaggggggggggggggaataatttTAAAACGCCAGGAAAGAAAATGGGGCCATAAAACCATCACATTGGGTAGAATTGCTAAAAAGTATCTGTATCTCTCATCCAACTGCCTCCAGCTGTTATCGACAGGTTAAACTGGAGATGTTAGTATTACATTGTTggccatttacttgaatggccGTCTATCTCATGCATGGATGCGCTGGGTGCTGCTTTGACACATAGATGGGGGTCCCAGCGTGACATCTATATGCCCTAATTGGGATAATGGACTGAGATTCTCAtcctgaaacaacccctttattgGATTTGGCCTTGAATTCAGTTTGTGCAACCATAAAGCCATTCTGCATTCATGTGGTTCATATTATGGGCTTTGTGGTACATGAAGAGAATGAGGGGTCATGTACAGCAAAGACAATCCACAGCTTCCATCATTCTTGGGAGATTTCATTTATATACAGAGTCTAGATCAGAGCTGGGCAACCTTATCCGGTATGAAGCTACAATGCAGCATTATGAGAAGTATGCTTTATTCTTAAAGCAAATGGCCCATAGATAACATTTATCATCCATCCATAAGCTAAGTGAGACGtgtgtgatcactgggggtctgactACTGGAATCCTTGCTAATTATGAGAACAGGGGGCATCGAGTCCCCTgtatgaatggagctgtggttaTGCTTGTGCATTACCTTtctttaaggctggggtcacacagggcggatttgccacggattgccgttgcatatccgcactgcggcaaaaccgctgcgtttgcagtgcaatgcagcgcaaatgagatttgccaaaaagctgttctcacagtgcggattttttccgcacagccgcagtgcggaaatgcaactgcggcgcggttttaaaagatgcagcatgttcattctacggtcttttccgcagcgcttttttgtctatagacctctatggacgcagccaaatccacaccaaatacgcggcaaaaagtaaaaaagcactgctgaaacaaacgcttgcggatttttccgcacgaaaatccgcagaaatccgcaagcccaaattaacctttgaagtggttttgccgcagaagcagttcttctgcggcaaaaccgcaacggaaaaaacgcggcaaatccgccctgtgtgaacccagcctaaaacagtCTATTGGACTCTGTCAGTCTCATAGACAATGAATGGAGCTGTAGCGTGTATGCCTAACCACAGCTCCATTTACACAGGGGACTTGGGCACCATGCTGTCAAGATTGGTGGGACAGTTGGGTACTTTTCAGAAGCTAGAACAATCTGTGttactgccgtgtgtgtgtgtataattaaTATATACCCTATATCTTGGATCACATTGACTTGATTATGTTGATCAGTAATCCTCATGTTACTTGCAGTTAACATTTCTACTTCTAGTGTGATAACCTTTCTCTGGATACTTGTATTCCAGGATGGTGACATCATCTTATGACAAAACTGTGAAGCTTTGGGATCTGGAGACTGGAAAAGTACTGGTATGTACCGTTGTTTAATGACCCCTCTtacagaaatgtatttttttatgccaTATACATTCTTCGTGGCACCCACCCGCAGGTATTAGAGGGCCTGGCATGTGCCAAGAAACCATTCCCTGCACTATCTTCATCTTGActaacctgacaggaagggttcatcaattcatgctgcttgcaccagatACTGACCTCCTATcatcacggtgcaacagaaatctggatccatctgagcaGGAGATGTATCCCTGAGCAGAGGAAaaacaatttttgcactcttttgttcACTGGAAGTTCGCTTTTCTGTTTCTCAACAACGGTGCTGGGACTGTTCGTCTGCATCTACGGTATGGTCCGTTCACGTTAAGGAACGACATTGTGTGTTCGAACACGTTAGTCGAAGCAGCATTGTTGTATTTGTCTGCACTTCACAGTGCAGCGCTTGTTCCTTATAATGATTCtttacatcctcctctgacccctttcgctgACAAGTTGTTTCTTTCCATAGGATTGCCTTTCATTGGATGTTTTTCCAGGGTTACTTGTCTTATTTCCATACAAGGAAACTGCAACTGTGAAAGGGCCACAATTGGCTAACgagtgtgtgcatatatacatattacaGACCCCAATGTGTCATTTTGTGTTATCAGTGGTCGGTGAGCGTGGACGGCCTTGTTACATCCTGCAATGTTTCGGGAGATGCGAAGCACGTAGTATGTGGTGTGGATATGGACAATGGCATCTGTATCATTGATTGCGCCACAGCTTCTAAAGTGATGTATATTAAAGGTAAGCCTCTCCTTAATGATATATAGTGCAGGGGTCTCCAAACTGTTTTAGGTTGTGAATCGTATGCAACACGGGAGGTTGATCAGGAGCCGCGACATTATACGGTCCAAGGAGTTCATCTCTCCTCTGGTGTGAAGAACGTCCCAGCTGAAATGACTCCGTTTGAGACCCAAGCTCCACGGTGGGGATCACCGCATTGTACTGGTGACGTACCAGCGTAATGTGACCGTGTTTTTACTTTTGTAATATGAACACGTGTCCCTGCCTGACCGCAGGTCTCCTGACCCTTACTCCTAGCATcataggcaggggcgtaactatagaggatgcagggggtgcggttgcacccgggcccaggaaccttagggggcccataaggcctctcttctccatgtagggagcccagtactatgaataaagcattatagttgggggccctgttacaggttttgcattgggggccagaagcttcaagttatgcctctgtgcagcatggtttaggtatgggtacgggtacagatacagatagagggggggccccagctcacgtttagcatcagggcccctgagcctttagttacgcccctgatcataGGAATCTATACTGCTCGAAGTTCAGATCAGGAGACCCATGGTCAAGCCAGGACAAAGTACGCTGGTATGTTACCGGCCTTAGTGTGTTAGATATAGTATCTTATGTCCCCTTCATATTTACTACATTGTATTCTTCTTGTTAAAATAATTTCTCCTTTTAAATCTGCCTGAAAagactaaggctaacttcacacgggcgagcgcggtaTGGGGCCGTGTATCACTGCTTTGCCCTGGATGCGAGCCGTATTTATGTCAAAACCGCCTCGAATTACTTcggggaggatcgcagagttcctcCCTTTATTTTCAATGGAAGACCTCGCATCGCATGCAGCTAACACATGTTGGGATACTGCTGCCAGCCccaaacaatgggcgctgcgatgcgagagcacgccaagatagaacatgccacgatttgtttgctggagagcatcgctcatgtgcgtctcacaacactcaaatctcatgtgatttttttttttttttttttctttctcacccCTATAAAGGCAACCAATGTTCATTTTCATTCAGGGCTTATACGCATCAGTCTCAGAGGTCCTGGTTCTGTTTGAAGTCCATTAAGAAACAGTACGAAAGCGCAAAGCAGCGTTCTGCGCTATTTCGTCCTGTAAAATGCCGGAAGCCAAGCTGGAAACcgaacggactccattatagtcaatggggtctctcTGCTTCATCATATGATGCTTCCGTTTGGTCGCTGGATTCCGTTTTAACAGAGCAGAAAAAAGGAACCCAAAAGCGCCGGTGTGTACAAGCCTTAATTTATGGAGATGTTCAGTTCTCTTaccttgtaattagagatgagcgagtatactcgctaaggcacattactcgtgcgagtagtgccttagccgagtatctccccgctcgtctctaaagattcgggggccggcgcgggtgacaggtgagttgcggcggagagcggggggaagagagggagagcgagatctccacgctctcccctgctgctccccgccccccgccgccccccgaatctttatagacgagcggggagatactcggctaaggcactactcgctcgagtaatgtgccttagcgagtaaactcgctcatctctacttgtaatgcAAGTAACCAAGGTGTTTGCACAGTTCCTTACATTCTTTTTGGGTTTAAAGCCtcctttcccattttttttccatttttttggtgaAATTGAAGATGTCCTTCCAGCAGACAGCGGTAAAGAGGACTAAAGGTCTTCTAGTCTGGTGGGAATTCTTCCAATTACAAGTCCAGATATGACGATCCCCTCTCACCCCTTACCCTACTGATATTGTCCCTGGGGAGGGATTATGGAGTTAATCTATAACCAAAAAGGCTAGTGTAAGTATAAAGTCGAGATGTTGCATCAGATCTCTGCTCTCAATCTCTGACCTGCGCTGGAAATAGACAGGAAACTCTGATTAGCTGTGGTCGGTCCCAACGCTTTGTATCATTAATGAAGCCGGTGCTCTGTGTGCTCATGGAATGTCTTCTTCACTCTTCCAGACCATCACACGTCAACCATTACAAGGTGCTGCTTCGATCCGGAAAGTCAGAGAATTTGCTCTGTGTCATCCGACAGATCTGTCAAATTGTGGGACGTAACTGCCAGACGCACAACTATCCAAATAAAAGGGTAAGAAACGATGAAGAAAGTCCAAAACAGAATTCTGTAAGAAGGCTACATTATTGTATAATTATTGCAGTGCGCACAACAACGTTATTTCAGACTGCTGCTTCAGCTTCAACGGCCGCTCGTTGTGCACAGCTTCTTGGGACAAAGGTTTAAAGATCTGGGATGTTAACACCGGAGACTTCCGCCGCCGCGGACCAGATTATCTCTTCAGCGCTCACACTGGATCAGTCAGCTCCTGCGTGTTCTCTCAGGACGGTGCGTTTTATAATGTTTATTTCTATCAAGGTTTATGTTGCTTTTTGAGAGTCCGACACATATATTATAAGGGCCGACTCAGACGAGCGTGGGTTTCCCCCCTTATACTACCGTGATAATCACACGgggcaaaaccaaaccactgatctctatgggatttcagtggttttgttttcactacctCTTTTCCCGGCCGTACAAATCGCGCATGAGTAAACCACGTGTGGGGAAGTTCGGGCAGCCGCTATCTTCCtgcctcttttttttatttaataggaTGTTATTCTGTCCTTCCAGCTTCTGTCCTCTTGTCTGGAGGATATGATAGAATGATTGTCCTCTGGGATGTGCAATCCAAATACAAGAAGCTTGTGTTAAAGGTGTGTTTTCCTATTGACTGGTGAGCTGCATGTAATTTAATAGTTACATCTGTCTGTCTTTCCGCCATCTGTCTTACCTACCTACCAGGGTAGCAGCTATGACAGTTGTCATCAGGGCCAACAACTGTGCAGGCTCATTTTTTGCTCAGACatataggggcttattcacacgaccgtatgcttaAAATGCTGCGGACGTCTCGGGGTATTTTACTGGTCTGTGTGAGCTGGCAGAGACCGTGTATGGCAGCAAGTGCACTGCACATGACCGTGTATCGTACGCCCGCGGTCATACACAGTGTAACTTTATcctttcttaaaatttttttaatctcCACTGTGTTTCATAGCAGGGTTGCATATATATTgccacccatacacaatgtatagcATCTGGGCAGcattgcatacgctgcccatagaAAAAATAGGGCTCACGCTTCGTGGTAcgcggagaaatagagcatactgccatCTTTTTCTGGCATGTATCTATATGCAGTATTTATGGGCTCGTGtgaatggaacaatgaaagtccatgtacttACATTGGCTCCATTCATTGCGTGTCACGCAGCCATGTATTGTGGGCGCAATGCGCGCCGAAATCATGGTTGTATGAGTGAGCCCATAAGGTGCTGTTAGTGAAAATCTCGGGCAATGGCAGGGGGTGTACAAAGGTGAATGCTGCCCCATTTTAAGTTTTACTATCGAACCCCTTGGTTATCCCCTTAATTTCATAACTTTGCAATATCGGTTTTTGCATTACcgctatactgtgacatcatgtGTGCGTTAGACTCACCCGTGACGTCATTAGGTTTTTTATACCTATACTCTGATTTCCCAAAGTACATGATGACCTTTTCTTGTGTGTCTTAAGTCTCTTTTAGACATGCTGATTAATGTTGGAAAATTCGTTATAATGATTGAAAATGcctgataatcgttatgtctaaatgccaGCATAAAAATTATAATTATCGTTGGCTCGCTCACATCTCCTTACATTTAATCGCTCCCTACTTAGTGTATCGCATACaatagagtctggctttgcttttaattcccggtcattgttacaaggcttgtataaagagtctggctttggcttgaaggaatgctgccttccaataggtggcactgtggaggatttattcaatctcccttatttgcatattacacagaggagcgtgcatggccatttgagtctcctcactcactatcTAGGTGTTTTtcctaaagagaaaagatagcatttttgACCCCTTCCCAG
The Eleutherodactylus coqui strain aEleCoq1 chromosome 11, aEleCoq1.hap1, whole genome shotgun sequence genome window above contains:
- the WDR88 gene encoding WD repeat-containing protein 88 isoform X1, with product MSLNDQGCLLKTKPSEEENMWDSERLSQVPFRVLQAHSGAVTSCHFLFEDTRILTSSHDGTTKLWDFITSSPICEYTDDHSGPISECNPTRDNKRMVTSSYDKTVKLWDLETGKVLWSVSVDGLVTSCNVSGDAKHVVCGVDMDNGICIIDCATASKVMYIKDHHTSTITRCCFDPESQRICSVSSDRSVKLWDVTARRTTIQIKGAHNNVISDCCFSFNGRSLCTASWDKGLKIWDVNTGDFRRRGPDYLFSAHTGSVSSCVFSQDGCYSVLPASVLLSGGYDRMIVLWDVQSKYKKLVLKGHADWVLDVALSASKKWILSSSKDSTVRLWNLENYEEIPAVIENKKAIGSRLSKCEECEKPFPVAHWDNANVIAKCFFCRLPTPSNTMPSLPAVPQTSSCN
- the WDR88 gene encoding WD repeat-containing protein 88 isoform X2, whose amino-acid sequence is MSLNDQGCLLKTKPSEEENMWDSERLSQVPFRVLQAHSGAVTSCHFLFEDTRILTSSHDGTTKLWDFITSSPICEYTDDHSGPISECNPTRDNKRMVTSSYDKTVKLWDLETGKVLWSVSVDGLVTSCNVSGDAKHVVCGVDMDNGICIIDCATASKVMYIKDHHTSTITRCCFDPESQRICSVSSDRSVKLWDVTARRTTIQIKGAHNNVISDCCFSFNGRSLCTASWDKGLKIWDVNTGDFRRRGPDYLFSAHTGSVSSCVFSQDASVLLSGGYDRMIVLWDVQSKYKKLVLKGHADWVLDVALSASKKWILSSSKDSTVRLWNLENYEEIPAVIENKKAIGSRLSKCEECEKPFPVAHWDNANVIAKCFFCRLPTPSNTMPSLPAVPQTSSCN